The nucleotide sequence CGTTACGCGCCGGAAGGAACGCGACCGGCTGGTACGGGTCGCTTTAGTGGGGTACACCAACGTAGGGAAGTCTACGCTGATGCGCACCATGGCCAAAACCGACGTGTTTGCCGAAAACAAGCTCTTCGCTACGGTGGATTCGACCGTGCGCAAGGTTACACTCGGCAACATTCCGTTTCTGCTTACCGATACGGTTGGATTCATCCGGAAACTGCCGACGACCTTAATCGAAGCCTTTAAATCGACGCTCGATGAGGTCAGGGAAGCCGACGTGCTCGTACACGTGGTGGACGTATCGCATCCGCTGTTTGAGGAGCAGATTGAGGTAGTCAACACGACGCTTGCCGACATCAAAGCGGCCGACAAGCCAGTTGTGCTGGTGTTCAACAAAATGGACAAGTTCGTTCCGCGCGACGAGTGGACGGGCGGCCCCGACATGCACCCGATGGACGACGAGTTCGACCAGGATGCTACCACGCAGGCGGTTGAAGTGCCGGTTGCCATCCGGAAGCAAACCGCGCTCGACTATCTGAAGAAGACGTATCTGACCAAAAAAGCCGATCACGTCGCGTTCATATCCGCCGAAACGGGTGAGAACGTCGGGGAGCTGCGCGAGTTGCTCTACTCGCTCGTCAAGGAGAAGCACTACCAGATTTACCCCAACTGGGTAAACGTGCCCCTGTCCGAGTCAGCCGAATACAGTGACGAGTTGTAAAAACCCGTTTTCATAAACCAAAAGACCGCTCTCATAGGCGGTCTTTTTTGTTGTTAACGCTTTATATAATCTGTAATTTAGTGCGAACTACTTTCGGTTGGCCGTAAGCCAGGGGTTATTGCTCCAGCCTTCAGCAAGATTTAAAATGTAATGAAAAAAGAAACATTAGAAAAAGTGTTCATAGAGAGTTTAAATAAAAACTTCCAAGCGCAGTCTAAATACTTCGACTGCAATTTTTTAGTACTTCACGAATTAGTGAGCCCAATATTCGAAATAAATAAATGCATTATACTTCAATTTTATAGAGCTTCTATAACGCTTACCAATATGTTGTTAGAGCGCGCTTTGAAAATAGCTTTAATTTATAACGAGGCAGGAATTGAACCCGAACCTATTGAGAATTGGCACTCTACGTTTTCTGAGCCTAACCATAAGTATAGTAATTTCAAGCTGGCTAATTCAATAGATAAGTGTAAAAAGGAGGGCCTAATTTCAGAAGCCGAAAGAGATGTATTAAGCAATAATATTCGAACACTCATACGCAATGGTTTTTCGCACGCAGACCCAACTGAAGTTTTAAAGCCGCTTCCTGACGAGAAGAGTATATGCCAAGGGGACTTTTCAAAGCCAGTAGAATTGAAATTATTTAAAGTCAACTTCAAAGCCATTCCAGCTTTCCAAGCTGAAGAAATGGAGCTTTTTGCTATAAGAAATGCTTCGTCCTACTTTGATTTTGTATTTAGGCTTACAATAGATATAGATAAAAGGCTTTTTGATAAGTCTAATAAAGTTTAATGTTTTATTGCAAACTCATAAGAAGCTGTTTGGGAATTGTTAAAGGCTGAGCGTCGAGTCATTTTTGTATCGACCAAGATGCAAAGCAATGACCAAACAGTGGAAGCCACTGACCGACGCCCAGTGGGATGCAATTTCTCCTTTTTTACCACTTGATCGTCAGCGGACTCATGATTTGCGACAGATTGTTAACAGTATTTTGTGGCTGCTACGCACAGGATGCCAATGGCGCAATCTGCCTACCGAGTGGCCTAATTGGCAAACCGTCTATTACTATTTTAGACGTTGGAAACAGGATGGTACTTTTGGTCGAATCAATCTGGCCTTAAATCAACTTGACCGTAAGCGGGTCGGTAAAGAAGCATATCCATCTGCAGTATGTATTGATTCACAAAGTGTTAAGTTGGCTCCGATGATTTGGGAGAACCGAGGTCTCGACGCGAATAAACGAGTGAATGGCCGAAAAAGGCAACTCATCGTTGACACCCAAGGGCGTCTATGGCTAGCAGATGTCCATTCTGCTAATCAAGCGGATGGCCCTTCAGCCGTATCGATGGTCAGTGACTTACTATGGCTAGTTGGAGAGCGTTTGGAGAAAGTCTACGGTGATCAATCTTATAATGGCGTCTTCGCTCAAGAGTTGGCTAGATGGAGCCTTGATTTTGAAAAAGCGTCTCGTCCTGAATCAACTCTGGGCTTTGTACCCGTAGCCAAACGGTGGGTAGTGGAACGGACCATTGCTTGGACGAATCACTTTCGAAGGATTGTCAAAGATTATGAATACACGATATCATCTTCGGTTTGCTGGCTGTACTTAGCCAACATTCAGATTATATTGCAACGGATCATTTGAATGGCAAAAGATAATTCCCAAACACATTCTAAAGAATAAGGTTGGAGTGCCATGATGTTCCAACCTTATTCTTATCATCTCTCCCCGACTAGTTTAATATTTTAATCGTACCGAACGTATGCTTAGCGGTATGGTAGTTACTTCGAAGAGAATACGGCATCTTCGCCAATCTTTGCTAGGAGCCCCAGGGATGTTGCTAATCGGAATAGGGCTGGGATAACTCACACAACGAGGTTGTCACTAAATTGCTAGTAGTAATCACTTGAGAACTCCCAAACAAAAGACCTCATACACATGTATGAGGTCTTTTGTTTGGGAGAGATGTGTGGTCCCGACGGGAATCGAACCCATATCAAACGTTTAGGAAACGTCTATTCTATCCGTTGAACTACGGGACCGGTGAAAGCCTGCAAATTTGCCTAAAAATCGCCAACTCCCCAAGTGTGTGGATAAGCCGGGGCATTAATGATTTTAAACGAATCGTAGCAGGCTGACATGATGAGGCCAGCGCCCATGTGCTGTATGTCGATCAACACGGCAACGTCTTTATTGAATGCGTAACTGGCGGCTGGACCGAAAACCGGCTTAAAGACCTCCTGTTCCGATTTGAGGTGTTTCCGCAGGGCTGGGGTTACGTCGGCTCAGCAGCGGCCGAAGATGACAGCCATCTAACTACACTCTATGCTGCTCTGCTGCATAACTGGCAGGCGAAAACCACGGGCTGTATCAATAGCTGGTAACCTATAAAACAACCAAAGCCGACCCTGACAGACCGGCTTTGGCACAACAGACCGTAACCTACTGGTTATTTGGCTGGCTTTTTGAAGATCGATTCATCCACCTGGCCGTTGACGGTTATTTTGTTGGTGGTCATGACGATACCGCCCATCTGGGGATTCGATATTTCCATGGTGTTGGCAAATTTAACCCCCTCCGTGTCTTTGTAATCCGAAAAGGCGATTTCCCCTTCCTGACCGTTCATCGATGTTTTGACTTTATTGACCAGGTACGTGTTGGCATCAATAAACTCATCGATTACCTGGCCTTCTTTGGTCGTCACTTTCAGGTGGTAGGCATCTTTGCCATCCACTTTTTCTTTCCCAACCAGGTCAATTTTACTGCCTTTGTCCTTATAGTTCACCAGCGCGCCAAACGGGTCAAGCTGGCCAATCTGCTGCTTTATCTGATCGGCAGGCATGTCTTCAGGATCGCCCGTTCCGCCCATCATAGCGGGGCGAATCATCCAGCCCGTCGAACCGTCAACCACCTGCACCATCGAGTTGCCCATGACCGACGACTCCGAGCGCATGGACTTACCCACAACCAGAGTGGTTTTGTTGGGAATTTCCATTCCCTGCACGGAAAGCGACCGCTCCGTAACCAGCGTTTTAACGTTCTTGAGTTTGTCCATGCCGCCCAGGGCCGCAATGTGCTTGTCGACAATTTCGTCTACTGACTGCGCATAAGCGCCGATGGTTGTAAAAACGGCCAGTGCAGCGGCCAGAAATGTGTTCGTTTTCATTCTATTCATTGGGTTTATCAGGCAAAGTACACCGACTTGCACTCTTTTGCTATGTTAGTTAAAAAACAGTGGATTACCAAACGGGTGTCACCTCATTTTTCCGGACCGGCTTTTCAGCCCTTCCGAGGGTGCAGCGTTTACTGTCGCGGCTGACCGCCACCCGCCGGAGCGCCACCCGACTGCGTCTGTCCGCCACCCTCGCTCTTGACATCATCGTTGTTAACCGAGCGGGCTTTCTTACGAGGAGCGTCCATTGTCATCTTGCCAATTTTGTAGGTAAACGTCAGGCGGATACCCCGGTTGTAAAGATATACATCGCTTACCTGGCTGAATTGGGCTGAATTCAGGACGGTGTGGATGTTGAACCGGTTCGAGAGGAAGTTTTCGGCCGCCAGCCCAATGCTGCCTTTCTTATTGCTGAAGTCTTTCTTCACCCCAACGGTGTAGAAGCCAAAGCCACCCTGCCGTCCCTGCAACTGTACCTGCGATCCCTGCATGAAGCCGAAGGCCTGCGCGCCCCAGCCATTCTTAAACTGCGCCGATGCAAACGAACCTCCGCTGACGTTGAAGCCGGTGTTGGTCAGTGTTTCCGAAATACCATCGACGCTCATAGCCTGACCCGTCAGACTGGTGTAGAAGGTATTCAGAAACAGACCAATGTTAATCTTCGAGGTTACCGCTACGTTCGCAAAGATGTTGGTTCCGTAGGCGTGTTGCCGACCGATGTTCTGATACGTAGTGACGATAGCCCCCGGCAGCGTATCGGACGGTTGACGAACCTGCGTGATGGCGTTGTTCGTTACCCGGCCGAAGAAGGTTGCGTTGATGAACGTTTTCTTGATGGTTCTGCTCAGCCCCAGTTCAACGTTGTTCGTCAACTCCGGACGCAGCGACGGGTTACCGATGGTGATGTTCTGCGGGTTGGCCGCGTTGAAATTAGGGTTCAGCTGCTGCAGGCCGGGCCGCTGAATCCGCCGGTTATACCCCAGTTTTACGGTGGTTCCCTTAATGGTTTTCGACGCATTCACACTGGGCACCAGCACACCGTAATTACCGATGCCGAGGGTACCGCTTTCGCGGGTGCTGGCGTCGATAAACGTGTGTTCATAACGCAGGCCACCCTTCAGTGTATATCGCTGCTTGGTTGTGTAGGTATAGGACGTATAGCCAGCCGCGATGTTCTGGTGATACAGAAGTTCACCGAGCGTATTGTTGTTTTCGGTTACGAAATTTCCCGAAGGCCCAGCCTGCAGGTAGCGGTAGTCGCTGTTGACCTGCCGGAAGATGGCTTTACCGCCGAACTCAATCAGCTGGTTTTTCTTGATGGGCGTCTGGTAATCGGTTTGCAGCGTAAGTTCCTGGTTTACGTTTTTATTCAGGTTACGCTGGCGACCCGTCAGCACGTCGGAGCCGTTCAGCAGATCGGCGTCGAAGTTGTTGGTCAGATCATTCCGGCTATACAGCGTCGAAATGCTCCACTCCTGCTGTGGCTTGAAGGTATGCAGGTAATCCACGTTTACGTCAACCGTACCCGACAGGTTCTTGGCGTCTACGTTCCGGTTTGACACCGAACCGGCCATACCGTTGGTAAACAACCGCGTGACGAGGTCCTGCTGGCTGATCATGTTCCGAACGCCATACCGTACGCCCGCCGTCAGGCTCTGATTTTTAGCCAGATCGTAGTCGAAGCCCAGGTTATACTGCCCGAACATTCCCGAGCTGTGGCCGTCGCCGGTCTGACGCGTCATGGTTGTTACGCCATCCACCTGGCTGGTCTGCTCCAGGCTGGTCTTGGTAATGGTGTTGTACATGGCCCGGCCGAAACCACCCAGCGTAAAGCCGGTCTTGCCTTTCCGGTAGTTGCCATTCAGCGACAGCATCGAGCCCCGGTTACCCACGCCTGAATCGACATTCAGGTTCAGGCCCTGCAGGCTGTTCTTTTTGGTGATGATGTTGATAATCCCGCCCGACCCTTCGGCATCGTACTTGGCCGAGGGGCTGGTGATGACTTCCACCGTTTTGATCTGGTCGGCCGGAATCTGCTTCAGGGCATCGGCAACGCTGCTGGCCACGATGGTGGATGGCTTGTTGTTGATCAGCACCCGTATATTCTGGCTACCCCGCAGCGAAACGTTCCCGTCCAGATCGACCGTGAGCAGCGGCACTTTCCGCAGAATGTCCGTTGCATCGCCCCCTTTGGCGGCAATGTCTTTATCGGCGTTATAAACCAGCCGGTCCACTTTTTCTTCGATAATAGCTGCCTGACCGGTTACGGTTACCTCCTCCAGGGTTTTTACGCTCGAAGGCAACTTGATTACGCCCAGATCCACCGTCTGGCCATTGGTCAGGTTGAGGTTGTCGATCGTTTTGCTCCGATAGCCAACGAAGCTGACCAGAACCCGGTATTCACCGGGCGCCAGTTTGGTCAAGGCAAACTTCCCTTTCTCGTCGGCAACGGTACCGTCCACAGCTTTACCCGTGGTTTTGTTGTAGAGGGCAATGCTGGCAAATTCAACAGCCTTCGTCTGCGTCGAATCGACTACATAGCCAATGATTTTGCCGCTTCCCTTGGGACTTTGGTCACCGGCCGTGCCGGGCAGTGCCTTTGCCTGGGTGGAGCTCCCCATTACCGGGAACTGGGCTTTAGCGGGCGAAAGCAAATTAGCAGTCAGTAAACTTGTTGCGATAAGAAGGATGTGTGTTTTCATGAGATTGCTTTGAACAGGACAAAGGTTATTCCCCATTCGCGCACCTGAAAAAGAAAAGGGATGAAAGCCCAAATCAACCGGATAGACATCGGTTTACGGCTGACGAATGAAGGACAGCCAGGCGTAAAGAAAGCCCTTACTCAAAGCTGACAATATATAACCCAAATCTGCCAGCCCTTCTGAGCGCATCGGAGGACCTTTGATCTGTCCAAAGCGGACAAGTCAGAAGTTCAACCTTTACTCTGTCAACACCATGAAAGCGCTCCTCTTAATCACCCATGTTAGTCGCTTAGTCGTCGGCCTTTTCCTGTTCAGCGCACTCAACGGCCTGGTGTCCTGCAATCAGCCCGAAGTAATCAAGCCAAAACCTGGTCCCAACGTTCATATAGTCCGCAAAGTGCCGGTTATCAATCACAAACTGCCCCGCGTTCCTGACGAAAGCATTGATGGAAATCAGCCTCTGGAAGACCCGACGGATACTGTTGATCCGCAACCACGTTTCAAACCGGCGAACCTCTAGTGGGAGGTTTCCCGGCAAACAGGAAGAACCGTAGCGCAGATCAGAGCCACGTATGAGTTGAGCCGTGCTACGTTTTTTCCTGTTCAGTTGCTACCGCTTACTCGAATCCGGCCGATGGTTACGTGCAAACGCGCATTGGGCGGTTGCTTCGCATATGAACTCCCTTAATTTTGTCTGATTCAGGGCACACCAAGTACCTTCAGCGGGCAATGAAGACAAAAATCCTCCTGGTTGACGACGAAACGGATCTGGAAGATCTGTTCAGTAAGCGGTTTCGGCGCGAAATCAACGCCAATGAGTATGAGTTTGTCTTCGTCCATGACGGACTTGAAGCCCTGAACACCCTCGAACAGCAACCCGATATTGACCTCATTTTGAGCGACATTAATATGCCGGGCATGGACGGTCTGAGTCTGCTGGCCAAAC is from Spirosoma taeanense and encodes:
- a CDS encoding outer membrane lipoprotein-sorting protein; this translates as MKTNTFLAAALAVFTTIGAYAQSVDEIVDKHIAALGGMDKLKNVKTLVTERSLSVQGMEIPNKTTLVVGKSMRSESSVMGNSMVQVVDGSTGWMIRPAMMGGTGDPEDMPADQIKQQIGQLDPFGALVNYKDKGSKIDLVGKEKVDGKDAYHLKVTTKEGQVIDEFIDANTYLVNKVKTSMNGQEGEIAFSDYKDTEGVKFANTMEISNPQMGGIVMTTNKITVNGQVDESIFKKPAK
- the hflX gene encoding GTPase HflX, yielding MIDTHKQPETAVLVALITQKQTADQTKEYLDELAFLAETSGVKTVQSFTQKLDRPDTRTFVGKGKLEEIQTYILANPVDTIIFDDDLTPAQVRNLEAEFKEIKVLDRSLLILNIFSMRAQTAQARVQVELAQYQYLYPRLTRMWTHLSRQKGGAGMRGPGEKELETDRRIVKDRIAFLKEKLAKIDKQSVTRRKERDRLVRVALVGYTNVGKSTLMRTMAKTDVFAENKLFATVDSTVRKVTLGNIPFLLTDTVGFIRKLPTTLIEAFKSTLDEVREADVLVHVVDVSHPLFEEQIEVVNTTLADIKAADKPVVLVFNKMDKFVPRDEWTGGPDMHPMDDEFDQDATTQAVEVPVAIRKQTALDYLKKTYLTKKADHVAFISAETGENVGELRELLYSLVKEKHYQIYPNWVNVPLSESAEYSDEL
- a CDS encoding IS5 family transposase — encoded protein: MTKQWKPLTDAQWDAISPFLPLDRQRTHDLRQIVNSILWLLRTGCQWRNLPTEWPNWQTVYYYFRRWKQDGTFGRINLALNQLDRKRVGKEAYPSAVCIDSQSVKLAPMIWENRGLDANKRVNGRKRQLIVDTQGRLWLADVHSANQADGPSAVSMVSDLLWLVGERLEKVYGDQSYNGVFAQELARWSLDFEKASRPESTLGFVPVAKRWVVERTIAWTNHFRRIVKDYEYTISSSVCWLYLANIQIILQRII
- a CDS encoding TonB-dependent receptor domain-containing protein, which produces MKTHILLIATSLLTANLLSPAKAQFPVMGSSTQAKALPGTAGDQSPKGSGKIIGYVVDSTQTKAVEFASIALYNKTTGKAVDGTVADEKGKFALTKLAPGEYRVLVSFVGYRSKTIDNLNLTNGQTVDLGVIKLPSSVKTLEEVTVTGQAAIIEEKVDRLVYNADKDIAAKGGDATDILRKVPLLTVDLDGNVSLRGSQNIRVLINNKPSTIVASSVADALKQIPADQIKTVEVITSPSAKYDAEGSGGIINIITKKNSLQGLNLNVDSGVGNRGSMLSLNGNYRKGKTGFTLGGFGRAMYNTITKTSLEQTSQVDGVTTMTRQTGDGHSSGMFGQYNLGFDYDLAKNQSLTAGVRYGVRNMISQQDLVTRLFTNGMAGSVSNRNVDAKNLSGTVDVNVDYLHTFKPQQEWSISTLYSRNDLTNNFDADLLNGSDVLTGRQRNLNKNVNQELTLQTDYQTPIKKNQLIEFGGKAIFRQVNSDYRYLQAGPSGNFVTENNNTLGELLYHQNIAAGYTSYTYTTKQRYTLKGGLRYEHTFIDASTRESGTLGIGNYGVLVPSVNASKTIKGTTVKLGYNRRIQRPGLQQLNPNFNAANPQNITIGNPSLRPELTNNVELGLSRTIKKTFINATFFGRVTNNAITQVRQPSDTLPGAIVTTYQNIGRQHAYGTNIFANVAVTSKINIGLFLNTFYTSLTGQAMSVDGISETLTNTGFNVSGGSFASAQFKNGWGAQAFGFMQGSQVQLQGRQGGFGFYTVGVKKDFSNKKGSIGLAAENFLSNRFNIHTVLNSAQFSQVSDVYLYNRGIRLTFTYKIGKMTMDAPRKKARSVNNDDVKSEGGGQTQSGGAPAGGGQPRQ